CTGATCGAAGCCGCGTTCGAGCACGCGTTCCAATGGCTCGGCTTCGGCGCCAAGACGGCGGTGGGATATGGGGCGATGCGCTCGGACAAACAGCGCCAAGCGCAGGAAGCCGCAGCCGCGGAACGTGCAGAACAACTGAAGGAAATCGCCAGAAAACAGGAGGAAGAGCGGCAAGCCGAGCAGGCTGTTCCATGGCCCGGTGCGCGCATCAAATTCAACCGGAACAACGGAACGCTCTCGGTCGAGAAGGACGGCAAGAGCGCCTCCGCCCTCGCGCCACAAGGAAAAGAATTGCTGGAAACCTTGCCATCGGAAATTCAAAAGAAGGTACTCGCCAATCAGTTCATCAAAGTCACAGCCTACGTGTGCGAAAAAACCCTGATACGGCTGGAGATGGCATGACCACCTTCTTGGTCACCCGCCACTTAGGTGCACGAGTTTGGGCGGAACAGGAAGGCATCCGCGTCGACCGGCTGGCCGACCATCTCGATCCGGCGGAAGTCGAGCCGGGCGATACGGTGCTCGGCACCCTGCCGGTCAACCTCGCCGCCGAGGTTTGCGCCCGCGGCGGCCGGTATCTGCACCTCAGTCTGGCCTTGCCAGGGGAATGGCGCGGGCGGGAACTTTCCGCCGACGATCTCCGCCGCTTCGGGGCGCGCCTGGAACAATTCGAGGTGCGGGCCATCCCGTCGGCTTGACGGCCGTACGGTCCCGTCGGTCGTGATGCTGGAGACGAAACCGAAGCTCGGCATTGCCAGCGGACTACCGATTCCGTAACGGGAAATCCTGGAATGTAAGTTCCGAACAAACCGATCCGTGGGAACCAAGCACACCCGTGAAAACCCTCATCAGCTTCCTCGGCAAAGGCCAACTCAACCCCGCTACCGGCTACCAAACCGCGACCTACCGTTTCGAAGACGGCAGCGAACGCACCTCCCCCTACTTCGGACTGGCCCTGGCTGAACATCTACGGCCCGACCGGCTGGTCATCCTCGGCACCTCCGGCAGCATGTGGGACGTATTCATCGAGCATCAGGCCCAAGCCGGCGAACATGAAGAAGCCCGGTTGCTACTGCTTGACGCCGCACAGGCAAACCGGGTTGACGATGCGCTGCTCGAAAAACTCACTCCGTTGCTGGAAGACCGATTGGGCGTGCCGGTATACCCGGCCATCGTGCCTTATGCCGTGAGCCAGGAAGAACAGGTTGCGGTACTGCGAAGGCTCGCCGACACCGTGAAGGAGGGCGACGAGGTTTTTCTGGACATCACCCACGCCTTCCGGACGCTGCCGATGCTGGCGCTGGTCGCCGCCCAATATCTGGAGCGGGTCAAGAAAGCCCAAATCGCCGATATTTACTATGGGGCTTTCGGCATGGAGAGCGGAAACGCCACTCCCGTAGTGCGTCTGAACGGCCTGCTCCGGCTCATGAACTGGGTTCAAGCCCTGGCCGCCTATGACAAGGACGGGGACTATGGCGTTTTCGCCCCTCTGCTCGAGCAGGAAAACTTCGATAAGGGAAAAGCCGAACAGTTGAGCCTGGCCGCCTTCCGTGAACGCACCGGCAATCCGGTCCAGGCCCAGCAATCGCTCAACACCGTCTATTCAGCGATAGAGCAACTGAATACGCCGATCGGCGGACTG
This portion of the Methylococcus mesophilus genome encodes:
- the csx16 gene encoding CRISPR-associated protein Csx16, whose protein sequence is MTTFLVTRHLGARVWAEQEGIRVDRLADHLDPAEVEPGDTVLGTLPVNLAAEVCARGGRYLHLSLALPGEWRGRELSADDLRRFGARLEQFEVRAIPSA
- the csx2 gene encoding TIGR02221 family CRISPR-associated protein, with the protein product MKTLISFLGKGQLNPATGYQTATYRFEDGSERTSPYFGLALAEHLRPDRLVILGTSGSMWDVFIEHQAQAGEHEEARLLLLDAAQANRVDDALLEKLTPLLEDRLGVPVYPAIVPYAVSQEEQVAVLRRLADTVKEGDEVFLDITHAFRTLPMLALVAAQYLERVKKAQIADIYYGAFGMESGNATPVVRLNGLLRLMNWVQALAAYDKDGDYGVFAPLLEQENFDKGKAEQLSLAAFRERTGNPVQAQQSLNTVYSAIEQLNTPIGGLFQPELLRRLAWCRKPRRADWELALADAALERSDFLRSAIFLQESFITGQVYGRREDINDYQAREAARTDHRDREGFKLLTRLRNAMAHGLRTNDNDVRQAMTDANKLRTTLQQIRKALFG